One genomic segment of Amycolatopsis sp. WQ 127309 includes these proteins:
- a CDS encoding NAD(P)-dependent oxidoreductase — MELTILGATGATGTELVRQGLARGHTVTAVARDPDRITLPPSGRLKRVAGDVLDPDSIGRALKGARTVLSGLGITGAPGVLTAGARAAVDAGPDFVVWLAAFGTGDSAPHAGAFTRGLLKTFMRKELDDRTTADAIVLRGGGTVFHAGPLSDGDLSPARRTVPLESAPRRFFPARVSRATVAAAMLDEAEQRRYGGGIAVPLER, encoded by the coding sequence GTGGAACTCACGATTCTCGGCGCCACCGGCGCCACCGGGACCGAACTCGTGCGGCAGGGCCTGGCGCGCGGGCACACCGTCACCGCCGTCGCCCGCGACCCGGACCGGATCACGCTGCCGCCGTCCGGCCGGCTGAAACGCGTCGCGGGTGACGTCCTCGACCCGGACTCCATCGGCCGCGCGCTCAAGGGCGCCCGGACCGTCCTGTCCGGACTGGGCATCACCGGCGCGCCCGGCGTGCTGACGGCGGGTGCTCGCGCGGCCGTCGACGCCGGACCCGACTTCGTCGTCTGGCTCGCCGCGTTCGGCACCGGCGATTCGGCACCGCACGCCGGCGCGTTCACCCGCGGGCTGCTGAAGACGTTCATGCGCAAGGAGCTGGACGACCGCACCACAGCGGACGCGATCGTGCTCCGGGGCGGCGGCACGGTGTTCCACGCGGGGCCGCTGTCCGACGGCGACCTCAGCCCGGCCCGGCGCACGGTGCCGCTGGAGTCCGCGCCGCGGCGGTTCTTCCCCGCGCGCGTCAGCCGCGCCACGGTGGCGGCCGCGATGCTCGACGAGGCCGAACAGCGGCGTTACGGCGGCGGCATCGCCGTCCCGCTGGAGCGGTGA
- a CDS encoding polysaccharide deacetylase family protein yields MDIELFGYDPIVDRAPVRWPGDARVAFYVGLNIEHFSVDRPSVSFNEATAKLVPDPMNYGWRDYGARVGIWRLIDVLDRQGIRASALLNSDAGERYPRIVEAGRDRDWAWLAHGKSNSIPQTGMAEDEERAFLTGILDSIEKTTGRRPRGWLSPGLTETFATPRLLAELGVDYLLDWTNDDQPYALNVPGLRSVPYTLELADTQLFHVKSMTGPDYVQVVRDQFDQLYADSAAGGRVMALSLHPYVSGQAFRVKYVEQALAYIVGHPGVWVTTSDEIAAHR; encoded by the coding sequence GTGGACATCGAACTCTTCGGCTACGACCCCATCGTCGACCGCGCCCCGGTGCGCTGGCCCGGCGACGCCCGCGTGGCGTTCTACGTGGGCCTCAACATCGAGCACTTCTCCGTCGACCGCCCGTCGGTCAGTTTCAACGAAGCGACGGCGAAGCTGGTGCCGGACCCGATGAACTACGGGTGGCGCGACTACGGCGCCCGCGTCGGGATCTGGCGGCTGATCGACGTCCTCGACCGGCAGGGGATCCGGGCCAGCGCGCTGCTGAACTCCGACGCGGGCGAGCGGTACCCGCGGATCGTCGAAGCGGGCCGGGACCGCGATTGGGCCTGGCTCGCCCACGGGAAGTCGAACTCGATCCCGCAGACCGGAATGGCCGAGGACGAAGAACGCGCGTTCCTCACCGGGATCCTCGACAGCATCGAGAAAACGACCGGCCGGCGGCCGCGCGGGTGGCTCTCACCGGGGCTGACCGAGACGTTCGCCACCCCGCGGCTGCTCGCCGAACTGGGCGTCGACTACCTGCTCGACTGGACCAACGACGACCAGCCGTACGCGCTGAACGTCCCCGGTCTGCGGTCCGTGCCGTACACCCTCGAGCTCGCCGACACCCAGCTGTTCCACGTCAAGAGCATGACGGGGCCCGACTACGTCCAGGTCGTGCGGGACCAGTTCGACCAGCTCTACGCGGACTCGGCGGCCGGCGGGCGGGTGATGGCGTTGTCGCTGCACCCGTACGTCTCGGGGCAGGCGTTCCGGGTGAAGTACGTCGAGCAGGCGCTGGCGTACATCGTCGGCCACCCCGGCGTGTGGGTGACGACCAGCGACGAGATCGCCGCGCACCGGTAG
- a CDS encoding serine hydrolase, whose product MLLIAAVVAAVSAGNAVVADAAPSMRDGLAALVQRTVDAGAPGVVVRVGTGHGPPVELARQAPWTTADHRLRAGDELRVGSNTKTMVATMVLQLVGEKRLGLAEPVEKWLPGLVPDGGAITLKMLLQHTSGLFDNTDDEEVLQSVFGLQSRPWTAEQLLAAGTRHPALFPPGEKWSYSNTNYVALGLVLEKATGKTLPALFRQRIIEPLGLKDTYYGSPDRRDLAHGYEPDAEHLKALIPDLPAGIRFAGPEHDGHADVTGVDPDWAGAAGGVVSTARDWDRFLTALLSGRLLPAAQLREMTTMIPVDPANPPAGSYGLGLAQLNTPCGLVFGHTGGIPGYRSDLFSDRTGTRTAEVFVTEQQGLLEPDLGAAHQALVTGAVCAMYGKASP is encoded by the coding sequence ATGCTCTTGATCGCCGCGGTGGTCGCCGCGGTTTCGGCCGGGAACGCGGTCGTCGCCGACGCGGCACCGAGTATGAGAGACGGGCTGGCCGCGCTGGTCCAGCGGACGGTGGACGCGGGGGCGCCGGGCGTCGTGGTCCGCGTCGGCACCGGTCACGGGCCACCGGTCGAGCTGGCCCGGCAAGCGCCGTGGACCACGGCCGACCACCGGCTGAGGGCCGGTGACGAGCTGCGGGTCGGGTCGAACACCAAGACCATGGTCGCGACCATGGTGCTGCAGCTCGTCGGCGAGAAGCGGCTCGGCCTGGCCGAGCCGGTGGAGAAGTGGCTGCCCGGCCTGGTGCCGGACGGCGGCGCGATCACGCTGAAGATGCTGCTCCAGCACACCAGCGGACTGTTCGACAACACCGACGACGAGGAGGTCCTGCAGTCGGTGTTCGGTCTCCAGTCGCGGCCGTGGACGGCGGAACAGCTGCTGGCCGCGGGCACCCGGCACCCCGCGTTGTTCCCGCCGGGCGAAAAGTGGTCCTACAGCAACACGAACTACGTCGCGCTGGGGCTCGTGCTGGAGAAGGCCACCGGCAAGACCCTGCCTGCGCTGTTCCGGCAGCGGATCATCGAGCCGCTCGGCCTGAAGGACACGTACTACGGCTCCCCGGACCGCCGGGACCTCGCGCACGGCTACGAACCCGACGCCGAGCACCTGAAGGCGCTGATCCCGGACCTGCCGGCCGGGATCCGGTTCGCCGGCCCGGAACACGATGGGCATGCCGACGTCACCGGGGTCGACCCGGACTGGGCGGGCGCCGCGGGCGGGGTCGTGTCGACCGCGCGGGACTGGGACCGGTTCCTCACGGCGTTGCTCTCCGGCCGGCTGCTGCCGGCGGCACAGTTGCGGGAGATGACGACGATGATCCCGGTCGACCCGGCGAATCCGCCGGCCGGGAGTTACGGGCTGGGGCTGGCGCAGCTGAACACGCCGTGCGGTCTGGTTTTCGGCCACACGGGCGGCATTCCGGGCTACCGGTCCGACCTCTTCTCCGACCGCACGGGAACGCGCACGGCCGAGGTGTTCGTCACCGAGCAGCAAGGGCTCCTCGAGCCGGATCTCGGGGCCGCGCACCAGGCGCTGGTCACCGGCGCGGTGTGTGCCATGTACGGGAAGGCTAGCCCGTGA
- a CDS encoding helix-turn-helix transcriptional regulator, with translation MANADFGQAVRRWRGRVAPDTAGLPAGGHRRAAGLRREELTLLAGISADYVTRLEQGRASHPSAQVVETLARALRLSQPEREHLFHLAGLTPPGPDTVPAYLTPSVQRLLDRLTGTPAAVYDAAWTLLVANPPYAALLGDPSGWRGHERNAVWRNLIGPGTRVRHTPESQRAVEAILVADLRAAAGRYPADRGLRRLVAELRAHSDRFGELWDSGAVGHHEAARKIVDHPHAGPVTLDCDTLTVAGSDQRVMLYTAEPGTEDAERLALVTVLGTQALTG, from the coding sequence ATGGCGAACGCGGACTTCGGGCAGGCGGTGCGGCGCTGGCGTGGCCGGGTCGCGCCGGACACCGCCGGGCTGCCCGCCGGCGGCCACCGGCGGGCGGCCGGCCTGCGGCGTGAGGAACTGACCCTGCTGGCCGGGATCTCCGCCGACTACGTCACGCGGCTCGAGCAGGGCCGCGCGTCGCACCCGTCCGCCCAGGTCGTCGAAACCCTGGCCCGGGCGCTGCGCCTGTCACAGCCCGAGCGGGAACACCTGTTCCACCTGGCCGGGCTCACGCCGCCCGGCCCCGACACCGTGCCCGCGTACCTCACCCCGAGCGTCCAGCGCCTGCTGGACCGGCTCACCGGGACGCCCGCCGCCGTCTACGACGCGGCCTGGACGCTCCTGGTCGCGAACCCGCCGTACGCGGCGCTGCTGGGTGACCCGTCCGGGTGGCGCGGGCACGAGCGCAACGCCGTGTGGCGCAACCTGATCGGCCCCGGCACCCGCGTCCGGCACACGCCGGAGTCGCAGCGCGCTGTGGAAGCCATACTGGTGGCCGACCTGCGGGCCGCCGCCGGCCGCTACCCCGCCGACCGCGGCCTGCGGCGGCTGGTCGCCGAGCTGCGCGCGCACAGCGACCGGTTCGGCGAGCTGTGGGACTCGGGCGCGGTCGGTCACCACGAGGCCGCGCGGAAGATCGTCGACCACCCGCACGCGGGACCGGTGACGCTGGACTGCGACACGCTCACCGTGGCCGGCAGCGACCAGCGCGTCATGCTCTACACGGCCGAGCCCGGCACCGAAGACGCCGAACGCCTCGCGCTGGTCACCGTGCTCGGCACGCAGGCCCTCACGGGCTAG
- a CDS encoding oxidoreductase, which translates to MTLTESPVWFITGCSTGLGRALATHVLERGWRAAVTARDPRTVADLVGRHGDRAIALTLDVTNPAQVAAAVKRAEEEFGRIDVLVNNAGHGYLAAVEEGDDAEVRALFDTNVFGLADVTKAVLPGMRARRSGHVVTVSSLGGLAGFGGTGYYHATKFAVEGLSESLAAEVAPLGIGVTIVEPGAFRTNWSGPSMKQSPIRIDDYAETAGKRREATLATYGSQPGDPARAAEAIVTVLAADEPPLRLLLGTAALKVARGKLDSLRRDFARWEDLSRSTER; encoded by the coding sequence ATGACACTCACCGAATCCCCGGTCTGGTTCATCACCGGCTGCTCCACCGGCCTCGGCCGCGCGCTCGCCACCCACGTCCTCGAACGCGGGTGGCGAGCGGCGGTCACCGCCCGCGACCCGCGGACCGTCGCGGACCTCGTCGGCCGCCACGGCGATCGCGCGATCGCCCTCACCCTCGACGTCACGAACCCCGCGCAAGTCGCCGCTGCGGTCAAGCGCGCCGAAGAGGAGTTCGGCCGGATCGACGTCCTGGTCAACAACGCCGGTCACGGCTACCTCGCCGCCGTCGAAGAAGGCGACGACGCCGAGGTGCGCGCGCTGTTCGACACCAACGTCTTCGGGCTCGCCGACGTGACCAAGGCGGTGCTCCCGGGCATGCGCGCCCGGCGCTCCGGCCACGTCGTCACCGTCTCGTCCCTCGGCGGCCTGGCCGGTTTCGGGGGCACGGGCTACTACCACGCGACCAAGTTCGCCGTGGAAGGCTTGTCGGAGTCCCTGGCCGCCGAGGTGGCGCCGCTGGGCATCGGCGTGACCATCGTGGAGCCCGGCGCGTTCCGCACGAACTGGTCCGGCCCGTCGATGAAGCAGTCCCCGATCCGCATCGACGACTACGCCGAGACGGCCGGCAAACGCCGTGAAGCGACCTTGGCCACGTACGGCAGCCAGCCCGGCGACCCGGCGCGCGCCGCGGAGGCGATCGTCACCGTGCTGGCGGCCGACGAGCCGCCGTTGCGGCTGCTCCTCGGCACAGCCGCGCTGAAGGTGGCGCGCGGCAAACTCGACTCCCTGCGACGTGACTTCGCGCGGTGGGAAGACCTCAGCCGGAGTACGGAGCGGTGA
- a CDS encoding alpha/beta fold hydrolase: MTTKTIVLVHGALTDASVWRHVSATLQADGHQVLAPALPLRSLDGDVAYLRRFLDTLPGPLVVAGHSYAGSVVSAPDALTPAVRALVFVAAFQQDAGETAGELNGKFPGSLLGPDNLLVRDYPGGQEAYLRPEMFAPAYAADVEPAEARVLAAAQRPFDPTALSQTFDRTATWRTLPSWAVIATADRSIPTEAQRWMAGRAGSTITEVDASHAVPLSQPDVVARAIVESTKDVTAPYSG, from the coding sequence ATGACCACCAAGACCATCGTTCTCGTCCACGGCGCCCTGACCGACGCCTCGGTGTGGCGCCACGTCTCCGCGACCCTGCAGGCCGACGGCCACCAGGTGCTCGCACCGGCCCTGCCCCTGCGCTCCCTGGACGGCGACGTCGCCTACCTGCGCCGGTTCCTCGACACGCTGCCCGGCCCGCTGGTCGTCGCCGGCCACTCCTACGCCGGCTCCGTCGTCTCCGCGCCGGACGCGCTCACCCCGGCGGTGCGGGCCCTCGTGTTCGTCGCCGCGTTCCAGCAGGACGCCGGTGAGACGGCCGGTGAGCTGAACGGCAAGTTCCCCGGCAGCCTGCTCGGCCCCGACAACCTGCTCGTCCGCGACTACCCGGGTGGTCAGGAGGCCTACCTGCGGCCCGAGATGTTCGCCCCGGCCTACGCCGCCGACGTCGAGCCGGCCGAGGCGCGGGTGCTGGCCGCCGCCCAGCGTCCCTTCGACCCGACCGCGCTCTCGCAGACCTTCGACCGGACCGCCACCTGGCGGACGCTGCCGTCCTGGGCCGTGATCGCGACGGCGGACCGGTCGATCCCGACGGAAGCCCAGCGGTGGATGGCCGGACGCGCGGGCTCGACGATCACCGAGGTCGACGCGTCCCACGCGGTTCCGCTCTCACAGCCCGACGTGGTCGCGCGGGCGATCGTCGAGTCCACAAAGGACGTCACCGCTCCGTACTCCGGCTGA
- a CDS encoding GlxA family transcriptional regulator, whose amino-acid sequence MTRHRMVVVLLDEVLPLDYAIPLHVFAREAPEAYDVVTASADGRPVLVAGGTSVVPDGGLDLLRKAATVIVPGYAGAAERELPGAVVRAVAAAHRRGARMISICSGAFALAAAGVLDGLTVTTHWSLCDDLAARFPAVTVDGSLLVAETGTVLTSGGVTAGVDLCLHVLHRDLGATAARHVSRRIVMAPRSPDGQQQFVEKKVVPPGDDVIARAQQWLLTALGENLSVRDMAERARMSERTFHRRFRERTGLPPLSWLREQRIARAKELLENSDRPIEEIARAVGLGTAANLRAQFRRATNVSPREHRRLFAFGQAG is encoded by the coding sequence ATGACCCGGCACCGGATGGTCGTCGTCCTGCTCGACGAAGTGCTCCCGCTGGACTACGCGATCCCGTTGCACGTCTTCGCACGGGAGGCACCGGAGGCCTACGACGTCGTGACCGCGTCGGCCGACGGTCGCCCGGTGCTGGTCGCGGGCGGGACGTCCGTGGTCCCCGACGGCGGCCTCGACCTGCTGCGCAAGGCGGCCACGGTGATCGTGCCCGGTTACGCGGGTGCGGCCGAGCGCGAGCTGCCCGGGGCGGTGGTGCGGGCCGTCGCCGCCGCGCACCGGCGGGGCGCCCGGATGATCTCGATCTGCTCGGGCGCGTTCGCGCTGGCGGCCGCCGGTGTCCTCGACGGCCTGACCGTGACGACGCACTGGTCGCTCTGCGACGACCTGGCGGCCCGGTTCCCGGCGGTGACGGTGGACGGGTCGCTGCTCGTCGCCGAGACCGGCACGGTGCTCACGTCCGGCGGCGTGACGGCCGGCGTCGACCTGTGCCTGCACGTCCTGCACCGCGACCTCGGCGCCACGGCGGCGCGGCACGTCTCGCGCCGCATCGTGATGGCCCCGCGATCGCCGGACGGCCAGCAGCAGTTCGTCGAGAAGAAGGTGGTGCCACCCGGCGACGACGTCATCGCGCGGGCCCAGCAGTGGCTGCTCACAGCGTTGGGGGAGAACCTGTCCGTGCGGGACATGGCCGAGCGGGCCCGCATGTCGGAGCGCACGTTCCACCGCCGCTTCCGCGAGCGGACGGGCCTGCCGCCGCTGTCGTGGCTGCGCGAGCAGCGGATCGCGCGGGCGAAGGAGCTGCTGGAGAACTCGGACCGGCCGATCGAGGAGATCGCCCGGGCCGTCGGCCTGGGCACGGCGGCCAACCTGCGAGCACAATTCCGCCGCGCGACGAACGTGTCACCACGGGAGCACCGGCGGTTGTTCGCGTTCGGTCAGGCGGGCTGA
- a CDS encoding cupin domain-containing protein: protein MTGAPPRTSSVLTMLASQAPSIPDGAHVMTATIELPPGDAGTPPHRHSGPVFGYMLEGEMVFELEGEPERVIKAGEAFWEPGGDVIHYQAANHLADRWSRFVVVMICAPGQEMLTFVSAEELAGRGR from the coding sequence ATGACTGGTGCACCACCGCGGACCAGCTCCGTGCTCACGATGCTCGCCTCGCAGGCTCCGTCCATTCCGGACGGTGCGCACGTGATGACCGCCACGATCGAGCTGCCGCCGGGGGACGCGGGGACGCCGCCGCACCGGCACTCCGGGCCCGTCTTCGGGTACATGCTCGAAGGCGAGATGGTCTTCGAACTCGAAGGTGAGCCCGAACGCGTCATCAAAGCGGGTGAAGCGTTCTGGGAACCCGGCGGCGACGTGATCCACTACCAGGCGGCGAACCACCTCGCCGACCGGTGGAGCCGGTTCGTCGTGGTGATGATCTGCGCGCCCGGCCAGGAGATGCTGACGTTCGTCAGCGCCGAAGAGCTGGCGGGCAGGGGGCGATGA
- a CDS encoding NAD(P)-dependent oxidoreductase, with protein MMRIFLAGASGAVGRRVVPALVARGHDVVGLTRHSAARVEALGATAVVGDVYDAAGLASLVRDARPDVVLHQLTDLGAGDRVANAKVRTAGTRNLVDAALAAGVRRIVAQSISWACEPGTGLATEETPLDLGAAPERRGTVDGVASLEAAVAELPEWVVLRYGTLHGPGTWYEPGALMAQLAQAGNLPATGDVSSFVHVDDAATAAVAALDWPSGAVNVCDDEPAAGHDWVPVFCAGVGAPEPRRVAGERAGWARGAANGRARQLGWAAGTSWRAGFTRA; from the coding sequence ATGATGCGGATCTTCCTCGCCGGGGCGTCCGGCGCCGTCGGCCGCCGGGTGGTTCCCGCGCTGGTCGCCCGGGGGCACGACGTCGTCGGCCTGACGCGGCATTCCGCCGCCCGGGTCGAAGCGCTGGGCGCGACCGCCGTGGTCGGCGATGTGTACGACGCCGCCGGGCTCGCCTCCCTGGTTCGCGATGCCCGGCCCGACGTCGTGCTGCACCAGCTCACCGACCTCGGCGCCGGGGATCGCGTGGCCAACGCGAAGGTGCGCACGGCCGGCACGCGCAACCTCGTCGACGCGGCGCTCGCGGCGGGCGTCCGGCGGATCGTCGCCCAGAGCATCTCGTGGGCCTGCGAACCCGGCACCGGTCTTGCGACCGAGGAGACGCCGCTCGACCTCGGCGCCGCGCCCGAACGGCGTGGCACGGTCGACGGCGTCGCGTCGCTGGAGGCCGCCGTCGCCGAGCTGCCCGAATGGGTCGTGCTCCGCTACGGCACGCTGCACGGCCCGGGCACCTGGTACGAACCCGGTGCGCTGATGGCGCAGCTCGCTCAGGCCGGAAACCTGCCCGCCACCGGGGATGTCTCCAGTTTCGTCCACGTCGACGACGCCGCGACCGCCGCCGTCGCGGCGCTGGACTGGCCGTCGGGCGCGGTCAACGTCTGCGACGACGAGCCCGCGGCGGGCCACGACTGGGTGCCCGTCTTCTGCGCCGGCGTCGGCGCGCCAGAACCCCGGCGCGTGGCCGGCGAACGCGCCGGGTGGGCCCGCGGGGCCGCCAACGGCCGCGCGCGGCAGCTGGGCTGGGCAGCCGGGACGTCCTGGCGCGCCGGGTTCACCAGGGCTTGA